In Alphaproteobacteria bacterium, the genomic window TTTTTGATTTTATTAAATGTTTTTGGGCTAATCTGTTGGCCTTCTTACGTTTATTTCTATTCCTCGAGTGATTTTTCTTGTCGCTGTATCTTGGCATTGATCTTGGCACTTCCAATAGTGTCGTCGCAGGATTGCTGGATTCCAAAATCCGCATCTTCCGTCCGGCTGACGGCGGGGAAACGCTGCCTTCGATGATTTATATTGATAAGCGCGGCCACCGGTTATTTGGCCGCCGCGCACATGACCAGGCATTTATTTCGCCGGAAAATGTTGCGGCAGGCTTTAAGCGTTTGATGGGTACCAATACAAAAATTGAAATTCCCGGCGCAGAAGTATCGCTTACTCCCGAAGAATGTAGCGCAGAAATCATCAAGCAGCTGATAGGCCAGGTCTTCACTGAAATCGGCCAACAGGAAATTGATGGTGTGGTGATTACTATTCCTGCTGCATTCAACCAGATGCAGTCAGAAGCAACCTTGCGCGCTGCTGAAATGGCTGGCCTTAAACGAGTAGCATTATTGCAAGAACCGGTTGCAGCCGCGATGGCCGCCATGGCAGGTACGCCGCGCGAAGGACATTTTCTGATTTACGATTTGGGTGGTGGCACGTTTGACCTTGCCCTTGCGCATAGCAAAGATGGCGAGGTAAAAATTGTATCGCATCAAGGCATCAACATGCTGGGTGGGCGCGATTTTGACCGCATGATAGTGCATGAAGTCGTGCGCCCATGGCTTAAAGAAACCTATAACCTTCCCGAAGATTTTTTCCGCAATAAGGAATATTCGCGTCTGATGCGTATTGCGTCGCTGGCGGCTGAACGCGCCAAGATTGATTTAAGCCTTGTTGAAGAAACACAGGTTTTTGCCAGCGAAGAAGAAGTGCGCATGAAGGATGCCGCAGGCACAGATATCTTCATTGATGCAACATTGACCCGAACCGTGTTCGAAAGCCTGATTAAAACACCTGTTAACAACACGATTGATTTAATCCGCAGCGTTCTTGAAGAAGCAGAATTAAAGACTGAAGATTTGGATTCGATCGTTTTCATCGGTGGTCCATCACGTATTCCGCTGATTAAGGAAATGGTCAGCGATGCATTGAAAGTGCCGGTGGATTTGAAGATCGACCCGATGACCGCAGTGGCGATTGGCGCTGCCTATCATGCCGAAAGCCTGACATGGGAAAATGTGGTGCAGGCCCAGCCAACAAAGGATGGTGAAGCACAACCTGTGGCCGAAAAATTACAAGCCAAACCAAAACCCAAGGAAGCGCGTGTAGAAGTTGATAAAAAACAAACCGGCCTTGATTTGGCATTTGATTATTCAGCGCGTACCGGCGCCGATAAAGCCAACGTACGCGTGGTATTGCGCGCTAAACCTGCCAAGGCGCGCTGGATGCGCGCATTCCGCAACGATGAAAACGACGAATGGCAGTCCCCGCTTTACAAACTGGAAGATGGTTTAACGCTTACACTGCCATTGCCACACATCGGCAAGAACGATTTTACTATTTCAGTATTTGATGAACAGCGTGACCCGCTGCCACATGGCGACCGCAAGATTACCGTGACACGCACAGCAGCTTCTGCTGCACAAATTCCTGCCGCGCAAACCATTGCCGTTAAATTGATTGACCGCAAGGCTGGCGAAAATGTACTCGATCCGCTTATTACCAAAGGCACGCAATTGCCTGCCGAAGGTAAGGCAATTTTCCGCGCCGCGCGCGATTTGAAAGCAGGTTCTTCAAATGCGTTGGCACTCGAATTATTTCAATTAGAGTATCCTGAAAAAGTAGAACTCAATCTCTGTATCGGTACGTTCTTTATTACGGGTAATGATTTGCCGGAAGGCTACATCATCCGCAAAGGGGAGCCTGTGACCTTTAATTGGCAAATGGATGAAAGCGGCATTTTGCGCTCCACCGTGCGTTTGCCTGCACATAAAGACGATGGCAAGGAGCACGAGGAAGGGGAAGCCTTCGATGAAGAAGAAGACCCAATTGAGTTGATTACACCGCGTTTTTATTCGCCGCAATCGGCTGCGATTGCCTATGACGCCAAGCATGGAACTCCGTTTTCCAAGGCAATGTTGAAACAAGCCGAAGAAGATTGGGGTGATTTGGCGGCAGCGATTGGTCCTGCGGCAGGTGCCGATATCCAATTATTGAAAGACAGAATTGATGATCAAAAAGAAATCCTCAAAGATAGCCTTGATGATAGTGAAGTTATTCGCCAGGTATCTGAAGAAGCGCGTTTTTTAAGACAGGATATAGCACGCACCAGCCGCAAACATCTGATCCCGCTATTGCAGCGCCGTTTGGGGCGCTTGCAGGCCATCTTTAACCGTGTCGCACGTGGCTTTGCCAATGCCGAAGAACTGGAACGCTTTGAAAAAACAATTACCGATATTAACAGTGTGCTTGATGAAAAACGTGAAGCGGAATTGCCTTATGCAGAACGCCGCCTTGAAGACTTAACGGATGATTTCTTTGATTTGTCATGGCGTGATCGCAACTTTGTGCGTTTATGGTTTAATCGTCTGAAAACCGAAAGCTATTTGTTCCCTGATTTGGAAGAATTTCAATCCATGGTCGATGCTGGCGCTGCGCATGACCGCGATAACGATGATGAAGCGCTGCGCGATCTTGTAAAACGCATGTTTGATATTCGAGTACGCCTTTCAGCCAGCGATACGGTGAGCGAACCCGCCACATTAATGCGCGGCGAATAATTCTAGACCTCCACACCTAACCCTCTATAATATAATCCATGTCAAAAATTCATCCTGTCATTATGTCTGGTGGGTCGGGCACGCGCCTTTGGCCGATTTCCCGCGCACTGTTTCCAAAACAGTTTTTAAAACTGACGACCGAGCATACCTTGTTGCAAGATGCTGTATTGCGCGTAAGCGATACATCCGTTTTTGCGGCGCCGATTATCATTTGCGCCGAAGAACACCGTTTTATGATTGCCGAACAATTGCGTGAATTAAATATCAAGCCACACGCCATTTTGCTGGAGCCCAGCCCGCGCAGCACCGCTGCGGTTGCCGCGGTTGCCGCACAATTCCTTGCGCCAACCAAGGAAGATCCCGATCCATTGTTCCTGTTGATGCCAACCGATCATGCCGTTGGGAATGTGCCTGCTTTTGTCAAGGCATGCAAAGATGCCGCGCTTGCCGCATCGGATGGTTATCTTACGACCTTTGGCGTTTTGCCGCAACGCGCAGAAACCGGGTATGGGTATATCAAACCCGGTGATGGGGTTGGCGTAGGATCTGTTCGCAGCATTTCATTGTTTGTTGAAAAGCCGGATGTGGTGAAGGCTGAAACCTTTGTAAAGCAGGGTTACTTGTGGAATAGCGGTATGTTTCTGTTTTCCGTGCGCAGCATGGTGGAAGAACTAACCCGTTTGCAGCCAGAAATTATGGCCAAGGTGCATGATGCACTAACCAAAGCTGTACGTGACCTCGATTTCATTCGTCTTGATAAAGATG contains:
- a CDS encoding Hsp70 family protein, translating into MSLYLGIDLGTSNSVVAGLLDSKIRIFRPADGGETLPSMIYIDKRGHRLFGRRAHDQAFISPENVAAGFKRLMGTNTKIEIPGAEVSLTPEECSAEIIKQLIGQVFTEIGQQEIDGVVITIPAAFNQMQSEATLRAAEMAGLKRVALLQEPVAAAMAAMAGTPREGHFLIYDLGGGTFDLALAHSKDGEVKIVSHQGINMLGGRDFDRMIVHEVVRPWLKETYNLPEDFFRNKEYSRLMRIASLAAERAKIDLSLVEETQVFASEEEVRMKDAAGTDIFIDATLTRTVFESLIKTPVNNTIDLIRSVLEEAELKTEDLDSIVFIGGPSRIPLIKEMVSDALKVPVDLKIDPMTAVAIGAAYHAESLTWENVVQAQPTKDGEAQPVAEKLQAKPKPKEARVEVDKKQTGLDLAFDYSARTGADKANVRVVLRAKPAKARWMRAFRNDENDEWQSPLYKLEDGLTLTLPLPHIGKNDFTISVFDEQRDPLPHGDRKITVTRTAASAAQIPAAQTIAVKLIDRKAGENVLDPLITKGTQLPAEGKAIFRAARDLKAGSSNALALELFQLEYPEKVELNLCIGTFFITGNDLPEGYIIRKGEPVTFNWQMDESGILRSTVRLPAHKDDGKEHEEGEAFDEEEDPIELITPRFYSPQSAAIAYDAKHGTPFSKAMLKQAEEDWGDLAAAIGPAAGADIQLLKDRIDDQKEILKDSLDDSEVIRQVSEEARFLRQDIARTSRKHLIPLLQRRLGRLQAIFNRVARGFANAEELERFEKTITDINSVLDEKREAELPYAERRLEDLTDDFFDLSWRDRNFVRLWFNRLKTESYLFPDLEEFQSMVDAGAAHDRDNDDEALRDLVKRMFDIRVRLSASDTVSEPATLMRGE
- a CDS encoding mannose-1-phosphate guanylyltransferase/mannose-6-phosphate isomerase: MSKIHPVIMSGGSGTRLWPISRALFPKQFLKLTTEHTLLQDAVLRVSDTSVFAAPIIICAEEHRFMIAEQLRELNIKPHAILLEPSPRSTAAVAAVAAQFLAPTKEDPDPLFLLMPTDHAVGNVPAFVKACKDAALAASDGYLTTFGVLPQRAETGYGYIKPGDGVGVGSVRSISLFVEKPDVVKAETFVKQGYLWNSGMFLFSVRSMVEELTRLQPEIMAKVHDALTKAVRDLDFIRLDKDAFAKVPSISIDVGIMEKTRKAAVVPVDMAWNDIGSWQSMWDITKKDEQGNVAKGDTLLEDTKNCYVHSDGRLTVALGAENLVIITMDDVVMVADMKRAQDVKLVVDKLKTKKRQEVQHARRVYRPWGWYESLGEGERFQVKRIMVNPGSKLSLQSHHHRSEHWVVVNGTALVTKGDEEIAIHENESIYLPVGTKHRLQNPGKLPLMVVEVQSGSYLGEDDIIRFEDTYGRS